In a genomic window of Anoxybacter fermentans:
- the rpoB gene encoding DNA-directed RNA polymerase subunit beta: protein MAVTERQVPRPRKSYAKIKEVMDVPYLIKTQKESYEWFLKEGLQEMFDEISPIQDFSDNLILEFVDYTLGEPKYDVNECKDRDVTYEAPLRVRVRLINKETGEVKEQEVFMGNLPLMTEKGTFIINGAERVVVNQLVRSSGVYFGEERTKEGKLLYNASIIPNRGAWIEFEYDKKEILAVRIDRTRKIPATVLFRALGWSTDSQIIDLLGDYEVVHNTLERDNTESREEALIEIYKKLRPGEPPTVESAQNLIDSLFFDPKRYDLAAVGRYKLNKKLGLDIPLDQRCLTKEDIVATVRYLIRLINKDPDAWVDDIDHLGNRRLKTVGELLQNQFRIGLSRMERVVRERMTIQDIDVITPQALINTRPVAAAIKEFFGSSQLSQFMDQTNPISELTHKRRLSALGPGGLSRERAGFEVRDVHHSHYGRICPIETPEGPNIGLIGSLCTYARTNEFGFIETPYRRVENGRVLNEIDYLTADEEDKFIIAQANEPLDEDGYFINKRVVVRHRDEITVTSPDKVNYMDVSTKQIVGVAASLIPFLEHDDANRALMGANMQRQAVPLMITDAPIVGTGMEYRAAKDSGVCVVAKNSGTVIRVSADQIKIKTDDGTVDTYNLLKFVRSNQGSCINQKPIVRKGQRVEAGDIIADGPSCDHGELALGRNTLVAFMTWEGYNYEDAILISEKLVKEDAFTSIHIEEHECEVRDTKLGPEEITRDIPNVGEDALKDLDDRGIIRVGAEVKPGDILVGKVTPKGETELSAEERLLRAIFGEKAREVRDTSLKVPHGESGIVVDVKVFSRENGDELKPGVNELVRVYIAKKRKISVGDKMAGRHGNKGVISRILPEEDMPFLPTGEPVEIVLNPLGVPSRMNIGQVLELHLGMAAKALGIYVESPVFNGASEEEIFEALKEAGFDADGKTVLYDGRTGEPFENRVAVGYMYMLKLHHLVDDKIHARSTGPYSLVTQQPLGGKAQFGGQRFGEMEVWALEAYGAAYTLQEMLTVKSDDVVGRVKTYEAIVKGENVPEPGIPESFKVLIKEMQSIGLDARVFTEDEQELQIAEEDELNDTARKLGLDIDLTDLSDQDDKDVEEDQDNNEDEEMDDDFDVDDIDLDPDEEDLDDINLDDEDFDAGYDDFADYDNYDDYNNY from the coding sequence ATGGCTGTTACAGAACGGCAAGTACCTAGGCCAAGGAAATCTTATGCTAAGATCAAAGAGGTAATGGATGTTCCATATTTAATTAAAACACAGAAGGAATCTTATGAATGGTTTCTTAAAGAAGGTCTGCAAGAAATGTTTGATGAAATTTCACCGATCCAGGATTTTTCAGATAATCTGATTCTGGAGTTTGTTGATTATACCCTGGGGGAACCTAAGTATGATGTGAATGAGTGTAAAGATCGAGATGTTACATATGAAGCTCCGCTCAGGGTTAGAGTCCGGTTAATTAATAAAGAGACAGGTGAAGTAAAAGAACAGGAAGTATTTATGGGAAATTTGCCTTTAATGACCGAAAAGGGTACCTTTATCATTAACGGTGCTGAGCGGGTTGTTGTTAATCAGTTGGTTCGTTCGTCAGGTGTTTATTTTGGTGAAGAGAGAACTAAAGAGGGTAAACTTCTCTATAATGCGTCGATTATTCCAAACAGAGGAGCCTGGATCGAATTTGAATATGATAAAAAAGAGATTTTAGCAGTTCGTATTGATCGTACCCGGAAAATCCCTGCCACAGTACTCTTTCGGGCACTGGGTTGGAGCACTGATTCGCAAATAATAGATCTTTTAGGAGATTATGAAGTAGTTCATAATACCCTGGAACGTGATAATACTGAATCTAGAGAAGAAGCACTAATTGAAATTTACAAAAAACTGCGTCCTGGTGAGCCCCCAACTGTTGAAAGTGCACAAAATTTAATTGATTCACTCTTCTTTGATCCAAAACGTTACGATCTAGCAGCTGTAGGACGTTATAAGTTAAATAAAAAGCTTGGTCTAGATATTCCGTTGGATCAGAGATGTCTAACCAAGGAAGATATTGTTGCTACAGTTCGTTATTTAATCAGATTAATTAACAAAGATCCTGATGCATGGGTAGATGATATTGATCATCTCGGAAATCGGCGTTTAAAGACAGTTGGTGAACTTTTGCAGAACCAGTTTAGAATCGGTCTTTCCAGAATGGAACGGGTTGTTAGGGAACGTATGACTATTCAGGATATAGATGTTATTACCCCTCAGGCCTTAATCAATACCCGACCTGTAGCGGCTGCAATCAAAGAGTTTTTTGGTAGTAGCCAGTTGTCACAGTTTATGGACCAAACTAACCCGATATCAGAGTTAACTCACAAGCGGCGTTTGAGTGCTTTAGGACCTGGTGGTTTGAGCCGTGAACGTGCCGGTTTTGAGGTACGTGACGTTCACCATTCCCATTATGGTCGAATTTGTCCAATCGAGACTCCTGAAGGTCCAAATATCGGTTTGATTGGTTCTCTTTGTACTTATGCACGGACAAATGAATTCGGTTTTATCGAGACTCCATATAGAAGAGTAGAAAATGGACGGGTATTGAATGAAATCGATTATTTGACAGCTGATGAAGAGGATAAATTTATTATTGCACAGGCTAATGAACCGTTGGATGAAGATGGATACTTTATAAATAAGCGGGTTGTTGTACGTCATCGTGATGAGATTACCGTGACATCTCCAGATAAGGTTAATTATATGGATGTTTCTACAAAACAGATTGTTGGTGTGGCAGCGTCACTAATTCCATTCCTGGAACATGATGATGCTAACCGTGCATTAATGGGTGCAAACATGCAACGTCAGGCTGTGCCTTTAATGATTACAGATGCACCGATAGTTGGTACAGGAATGGAATATCGAGCTGCCAAAGACTCTGGTGTATGTGTTGTGGCTAAAAACTCTGGTACTGTCATCAGAGTAAGTGCTGATCAGATCAAAATTAAAACTGACGATGGAACTGTTGATACTTATAATCTTTTAAAGTTCGTTCGTTCCAATCAGGGTAGCTGTATCAATCAAAAACCTATTGTCCGGAAAGGTCAACGGGTTGAAGCGGGTGATATCATAGCTGACGGTCCATCCTGTGATCATGGAGAATTGGCATTAGGACGGAACACTTTAGTTGCCTTTATGACCTGGGAAGGATATAACTATGAGGACGCTATTCTGATTAGTGAAAAGTTAGTTAAAGAAGATGCTTTTACTTCAATTCATATAGAGGAACACGAATGTGAAGTCCGTGATACAAAATTGGGTCCAGAAGAGATTACCCGGGATATTCCTAATGTAGGCGAGGATGCATTGAAGGATTTGGATGATCGTGGAATTATTCGTGTTGGTGCAGAAGTTAAACCCGGTGATATTTTGGTGGGTAAAGTTACTCCAAAGGGAGAAACAGAACTTTCTGCTGAAGAACGGCTGCTTAGAGCCATCTTTGGTGAGAAGGCCCGGGAAGTTCGGGATACTTCTTTGAAAGTACCTCATGGTGAATCTGGAATTGTCGTTGATGTAAAGGTATTCAGTCGGGAAAATGGTGATGAGTTAAAGCCTGGTGTTAATGAATTGGTTCGCGTTTATATTGCGAAAAAGCGTAAAATATCTGTTGGTGATAAGATGGCCGGGCGGCACGGTAATAAAGGTGTTATTTCACGTATTTTACCGGAAGAGGATATGCCATTCCTACCAACAGGTGAACCTGTGGAGATTGTTTTAAACCCACTGGGTGTACCTTCCCGTATGAATATTGGGCAGGTATTAGAACTTCATTTGGGTATGGCGGCTAAAGCTTTGGGAATTTATGTAGAATCACCTGTATTTAATGGTGCATCTGAGGAAGAAATATTCGAAGCACTTAAGGAAGCTGGTTTTGATGCCGATGGTAAGACTGTGCTTTATGATGGACGCACCGGTGAACCGTTTGAAAACCGGGTTGCTGTTGGATATATGTATATGCTTAAACTCCATCATCTGGTTGATGATAAGATTCATGCCCGTTCGACTGGACCTTATTCACTGGTTACTCAGCAGCCATTGGGTGGTAAAGCCCAGTTTGGTGGCCAGCGTTTTGGTGAGATGGAGGTTTGGGCTTTAGAAGCTTATGGTGCTGCATATACCCTTCAGGAAATGCTAACAGTTAAATCCGATGATGTAGTCGGTCGTGTTAAAACCTATGAGGCTATTGTTAAAGGTGAAAATGTACCTGAGCCGGGTATTCCAGAATCCTTTAAAGTCTTGATTAAAGAGATGCAAAGTATCGGTCTTGATGCCCGGGTATTTACTGAAGATGAGCAAGAGTTGCAGATTGCTGAAGAAGATGAGTTGAATGACACAGCACGCAAATTAGGTTTGGATATAGATCTTACTGATTTATCAGATCAGGATGATAAAGATGTTGAAGAAGATCAAGATAATAATGAAGACGAAGAAATGGACGATGATTTTGACGTTGATGACATAGATTTAGATCCAGATGAAGAAGATCTTGATGATATTAATCTGGATGATGAAGATTTTGATGCAGGGTATGATGACTTTGCTGATTATGATAACTATGATGATTATAACAATTATTAA